The Arctopsyche grandis isolate Sample6627 chromosome 7, ASM5162203v2, whole genome shotgun sequence genome includes a window with the following:
- the LOC143913997 gene encoding beta-1,3-glucan-binding protein-like, protein MLARLVFLAVTCFVTIGAQFVVPPIEIQALQPKGLRVAITDVPGIKLFGFHGKVNEALDDKENGNINGDVTQPENGRWIFQDSEVELRADDVLQYWVFVQHENYGYRKDSQRFDVKVLVPPNTPWQIKAGKPTQSVGPTNKPNCQPSKTTINNGQTACRGQLIFEDDFKSQGIDPGKWVIERRIPSDQQENEFVSYQKESVTIVGENIRIYPSLLELTRGFNKEAVETGTLDLRAGCTAPIGAECYVEAQNANILPPIISGKISTRNLFSFKYGKIEIKAKFPIGEWLYPELYLESAQSKYGGAGYDSGVMRVGFARGNPDLDKDGEKLNNKVLSGGVVLDQFDLCHSRNLRTTTGAKPWGDDYHTYGLIWDDNKITLQVDGKAYGTVEPPQGGFVSLATECPKLSTPAVRWKSGSLLAPFDEEFYVSIGLGVGGISDFPDNSTGKMWKNKSAKSKRDFWKKQHEWYNVWPENRFLLVDSVRIWAL, encoded by the exons ATGTTGGCTCGGCTGGTCTTCTTGGCCGTGACCTGTTTCGTGACGATCGGTGCACAATTCGTGGTGCCTCCTATAGAAATACAGGCGCTGCAACCGAAAGGGTTAAGAGTCGCCATTACAG ACGTTCCTGGAATCAAACTGTTTGGATTTCATGGCAAGGTAAACGAAGCCCTCGACGACAAAGAGAACGGCAACATCAACGGAGACGTAACCCAACCGGAAAATGGAAGGTGGATATTCCAAGATAGTGAGGTGGAACTCCGTGCAGACGACGTGCTTCAGTATTGGGTATTTGTACAACACGAAAACTATGGCTACCGAAAGGACAGTCAGAGATTCGATGTGAAGG TGCTAGTCCCTCCAAACACTCCATGGCAGATTAAAGCTGGGAAGCCAACACAGTCTGTAGGACCTACCAATAAACCCAATTGCCAACCATCGAAGACGACTATCAATAATGGACAGACCGCCTGTCGAGGACAATTGATATTTGAAGATGACTTTAAGAGTCAAGGAATAGATCCTGGCAAGTGGGTGATTGAAAGGAGAATACCGTCTGATCAGCAG GAGAATGAGTTTGTTTCATATCAAAAAGAAAGTGTAACGATTGTTGGTGAAAACATTCGCATTTATCCAAGTTTACTTGAACTTACTCGTGGATTTAACAAGGAGGCCGTAGAAACTGGCACATTGGACCTGAGAGCTgg TTGTACAGCGCCGATTGGAGCGGAATGTTATGTAGAGGCACAGAATGCAAATATTTTACCTCCAATTATATCAGGAAAGATATCAACCAGAAATTTATTCAGTTTTAAGTatggaaaaattgaaattaaagcaAAGTTTCCCATAGGCGAATGGTTATATCCAG AGTTATATTTAGAATCAGCTCAATCTAAGTATGGAGGAGCAGGTTATGACTCTGGTGTGATGAGAGTTGGTTTTGCCAGGGGAAACCCGGATTTGGATAAAGACGGTGAAAAATTGAATAACAAGGTATTGAGCGGAGGAGTGGTCCTTGACCAATTTGATCTGTGTCACAGTAGAAATTTGAGAACAACTACTGGTGCAAAACCGTGGGGTGATGACTATCATACGTACGGATTGATTTGGGATGACA acaAAATAACTCTTCAAGTCGATGGAAAAGCGTATGGAACAGTTGAACCACCTCAGGGAGGATTTGTTAGCCTCGCTACTGAGTGTCCAAAACTTTCCACACCAGCTGTCCGTTGGAAGAGTGGCAGTCTATTGGCACCGTTTGATGAAGAA ttTTACGTCTCTATTGGATTGGGTGTTGGAGGTATTTCTGATTTCCCCGATAATTCAACTGGGAAAATGTGGAAGAATAAAAGTGCGAAAAGCAAACGCGACTTTTGGAAGAAACAGCATGAATGGTACAACGTTTGGCCGGAAAATCGTTTCTTGTTAGTAGATTCCGTGAGAATATGGGCTTTATAA